A single window of Haliotis asinina isolate JCU_RB_2024 chromosome 5, JCU_Hal_asi_v2, whole genome shotgun sequence DNA harbors:
- the LOC137284692 gene encoding PH and SEC7 domain-containing protein 1-like has translation MASRTTQSPSRIPIPVRSPPPPMNGRLAAREQREANKLKEKDSLTLTVHENGIVEEVSPPSVSPQNRKGKGFETFLMTGDMIIKTTPPHQPKSRQDGSKSGTPKSGGEDMSYSDVDGSIRSDQSSLGYSPHLNLSGVSQTVKNIPSPAFPLELPRAPVATVEDLSDMSQSSGSESLIASLNEKMQLSQGEKVSPVTEDSSQEAVRSPVEVIIVNGDRGSDKSLQDVPSSGDSGVHPDIHSSDSDVGEKSSSLPEVPNSEDAINRVMVTSQSAEKITSQQKQAQPQQLVRTSKSHENYLESGNAMQLVSIDIDDNMAYSLDQLAYCNDSSTASLDNVSEPASRSLHNSPERKPTEKTSERVFMPAFISLDDPKPLKAKVKDKPKDDDSPNDCGEKLSVNNSALETSSSGSTHSSQLNSSDEFEEVQDINHIDLDLEFSDAESLYHQPMKGVDRPSASRLAKRLFMLDGFRKSDVSRHLSKKNEFSTLVAEEYLKFFDFKGLSLDGALRKFLLQFSLSGETQERERVLAHFSHHYMICNPGSFNSDDACHTLTCAIMLLNTDLHGQFVGRKMTCSEFIDNLSELNDGENFPREVLKSIYQSIKLEQLDWAVDDDMPEADASQEAGPQSSSGPIIGQNPFLDTPDPNKTVEYKKGYVMRKCCKDMDGRRTPMGKRGWKMFCAVLRDMILYLYKDEHQLKKGGFVENANNSIRIHHSLATKATDYTKKQHVFRLQTADWCEYLFQTSDSKELQEWIDTINMVAATFSAPPLPGGCGSKTRFQRPLLSSCYTRHNMKDQLMTHEDHVSNLEQDLHQHRAVAPEKGAKARVIQDYLDKENYLEFELKRYKTYVYLLQAKMTSFPELEPSLVETAIGEDEEVGMASDVSRAPAVPPFSTPAKPVQRSLSDRLEDKADHDMTTVPGSEFLYINVDSFDTYL, from the exons ATGGCAAGCAGGACAACCCAGAGTCCCTCACGCATTCCAATCCCTGTTCGAAGCCCTCCGCCTCCTATGAATGGGCGTCTGGCAGCTAGAGAACAAAGGGAAGCCAACAAACTGAAGGAAAAGGACAGTCTTACATTGACGGTTCACGAAAACGGTATTGTAGAGGAGGTGTCTCCTCCATCTGTATCTCCACAGAACAGGAAGGGAAAAGGCTTTGAAACATTTCTCATGACAGGAGACATGATAATCAAAACTACTCCTCCACATCAGCCGAAATCCAGGCAAGATGGCAGCAAGTCTGGCACCCCAAAGAGTGGCGGGGAGGATATGAGTTACAGTGATGTGGATGGAAGTATACGCAGTGACCAGTCCAGCCTAGGCTATTCCCCACACCTCAATCTGTCTGGGGTATCGCAGACTGTGAAAAATATACCATCTCCAGCCTTTCCTCTTGAGCTTCCACGGGCACCTGTTGCTACTGTCGAAGACCTTAGTGATATGTCTCAGTCCTCAGGGAGCGAATCACTTATAGCCTCTCTCAATGAAAAAATGCAGCTTTCACAAGGAGAAAAAGTGTCTCCCGTCACTGAGGACAGTTCCCAAGAAGCCGTTAGGTCACCAGTTGAGGTGATAATTGTCAATGGTGATCGTGGCTCAGACAAAAGTTTACAGGATGTACCAAGTTCCGGTGATAGCGGTGTGCACCCTGACATCCACAGCTCTGATTCAGATGTGGGAGAGAAATCCTCTTCTCTTCCGGAAGTGCCAAATTCAGAAGATGCCATCAATCGGGTCATGGTCACCAGTCAAAGTGCAGAGAAAATTACAAGTCAGCAGAAACAAGCCCAGCCACAGCAGTTAGTAAGAACCAGTAAAAGCCATGAGAATTACTTAGAGTCTGGAAATGCAATGCAGCTTGTGTCTATAGACATTGATGACAACATGGCTTATTCCTTGGACCAGCTTGCCTACTGCAATGACAGTTCCACCGCCTCCCTTGATAATGTTAGTGAGCCTGCTTCCCGAAGTTTACACAATTCTCCGGAAAGGAAGCCAACAGAAAAGACTTCTGAGCGAGTGTTCATGCCTGCATTCATAAGTCTTGATGATCCAAAACCGCTAAAAGCCAAAGTGAAAGATAAACCGAAAGACGATGATTCACCCAATGACTGTGGTGAAaaactatctgtaaataatagtgcTTTGGAAACCAGTAGTTCGGGATCAACTCATTCAAGTCAGTTGAATTCAAGTGACGAGTTTGAGGAAGTACAAGACATCAACCATATAGACCTGGATTTGGAATTCTCTGATGCAGAGAGTCTTTACCATCAGCCAATGAAGGGGGTGGACAGACCGTCTGCTTCCAGACTGGCTAAAAGATTGTTTATGCTTGATGGTTTTCGTAAGAGTGATGTGTCAAGGCATTTATCAAAAAA aaatgaGTTCAGCACACTTGTGGCAGAAGAGTATCTCAAGTTCTTTGACTTCAAGGGTCTTTCGCTGGACGGGGCTCTTCGCAAGTTTCTGTTGCAGTTTTCACTGAGTGGGGAGACTCAGGAGAGGGAGAGAGTGCTGGCTCACTTCTCCCACCATTATATGATCTGTAACCCTGGATCATTCAACTCAGATG ATGCTTGTCACACCTTAACATGTGCAATAATGCTGCTCAACACAGATTTACATGGACAG TTTGTTGGGAGGAAAATGACCTGTTCTGAATTTATTGATAATTTATCGGAGCTTAATGATGGTGAGAATTTCCCAAGGGAAGTCCTGAAGTCAATCTACCAGTCCATCAAGTTGGAGCAGTTAGACTGGGCAGT GGATGATGATATGCCAGAAGCAGATGCGTCTCAAGAGGCTGGGCCTCAGTCAAGCTCTGGACCCATAATAGGACAGAACCCTTTCCTAGAT ACTCCAGACCCAAATAAAACAGTGGAGTACAAGAAAGGCTATGTGATGAGGAAGTGCTGCAAAGATATGGATGGCAGAAGAA CCCCCATGGGTAAGCGAGGCTGGAAGATGTTTTGTGCTGTGCTGAGGGACATGATCCTGTACCTGTACAAGGATGAACACCAGCTGAAGAAGGGTGGCTTTGTGGAGAATGCCAACAACTCTATCCGTATACACCACTCCCTGGCCACCAAGGCAACAGACTACACCAAAAAACAGCATGTGTTCCGCCTACAGACAGCAGACTGGTGCGAGTACCTCTTCCAAACAAG TGACAGTAAAGAACTCCAAGAGTGGATTGACACCATTAACATGGTAGCGGCCACATTCTCTGCACCCCCACTTCCTGGAGGCTGTGGCTCCAAGACCAGGTTTCAGCGCCCTCTACTGTCATCCTGCTACACCAGGCATAATATG AAGGACCAGCTGATGACCCATGAGGACCATGTGAGCAACCTGGAGCAAGACCTTCACCAACACCGAGCCGTGGCACCAGAGAAGGGGGCCAaggccagggtcatacaagactACCTTGATAAGGAAAACTACCTCGAATTTGAG CTTAAAAGATACAAAACCTATGTGTATCTCCTCCAAGCCAAAATGACAAGCTTTCCCGAGCTTGAACCCTCTCTTGTGGAGACTGCCATTGGAGAAGATGAGGAAGTAGGCATGGCAAGTGATGTCTCCCGAGCACCAGCTGTTCCTCCCTTCTCCACCCCAGCCAAGCCAGTGCAGCGTAGTCTTTCTGATAG